A single Triticum dicoccoides isolate Atlit2015 ecotype Zavitan chromosome 2A, WEW_v2.0, whole genome shotgun sequence DNA region contains:
- the LOC119357571 gene encoding disease resistance protein RGA5-like, producing MASVDIQGRKQLRRLGWRGRRSRAVLERGRVAVTGGGRRSRAVLERGRVAATGGGAHGKPVLRTFKFLRVLDVEDNGNLRSHHLKGIGGLILARAIVDFLRAVGHSNLQSLSLHCLDGDLVGQMDLCPYQLPRFELTISGAILGSAAFCMAPCVTHLNIEISQLGEQGLSIIASAPHLILLKLVSTGPVAAMTDTHSSSRRQRRRVIISSGAFPCLKVFWFTCKAGGNELQFDRGAMPRLRGLRLHFNALETMSLYGDFEFGIEHLSSLTRIHAAIGCVDSTAPEVELAEAAITEHVCRISSANTPTIEFSREKTGMFEGGKKSIGPLTETVTMITRKKSFSRWLIAQYKMMQRALCSCSCAGCDISSCASEVEHVTDRVAIGGTAACFFDDAGGEAIS from the exons ATGGCGAGCGTGGATATACAAGGGCGGAAGCAGCTACGTCGACTAGGGTGGCGCGGCCGCAGGAGCAGGGCTGTGCTGGAGCGTGGGAGAGTGGCGGTGACTGGTGGCGGCCGCAGGAGCAGGGCTGTGCTGGAGCGTGGGAGAGTGGCGGCGACTGGCGGCGGCGCCCACG GGAAGCCTGTTCTACGAACCTTCAAATTTCTACGAGTACTCGATGTGGAAGATAATGGTAATTTGAGAAGCCACCATCTGAAAGGCATTGGAGGGCTGATTCT TGCACGTGCCATTGTCGATTTCCTCAGGGCGGTTGGACACTCTAACCTTCAATCCCTATCTCTGCATTGTCTTGATGGTGACTTGGTTGGCCAAATGGACTTGTGTCCGTACCAGTTGCCAAGATTTGAGCTGACCATATCTGGTGCAATCTTGGGAAGTGCTGCATTTTGTATGGCCCCCTGTGTCACCCACTTGAATATTGAAATTAGTCAATTGGGAGAGCAAGGTCTGAGTATCATCGCGTCCGCGCCCCATCTTATCCTTCTCAAGTTAGTATCTACAGGACCTGTCGCTGCCATGACAGACACGCACTCATCTTCCAGAAGACAAAGAAGAAGGGTGATAATTTCCAGTGGAGCCTTTCCGTGTCTTAAGGTGTTCTGGTTCACATGCAAGGCTGGTGGCAATGAGCTGCAGTTTGATCGAGGAGCCATGCCACGGCTGCGGGGGCTTCGGCTCCACTTCAACGCTCTAGAGACAATGTCTCTTTATGGAGATTTTGAATTTGGCATTGAGCATCTCTCTAGTCTCACCAGAATCCATGCCGCCATTGGATGTGTAGATTCCACGGCTCCGGAGGTGGAGCTTGCAGAGGCTGCCATCACAGAGCATGTCTGTCGGATCTCCTCTGCCAACACACCCACAATAGAGTTCAGCAGAGAGAAGACCGGGATGTTTGAGGGGGGAAAGAAGAGTATAGGTCCCCTTACAGAGACGGTGACAATGATTACCCGGAAAAAGAGCTTCAGCAGATGGTTGATCGCCCAGTACAAAATGATGCAGCGTGCGCTCTGCTCTTGCAGCTGTGCGGGTTGCGACATATCCAGTTGCGCGTCGGAGGTTGAACATGTAACTGACCGT GTTGCGATCGGTGGTACCGCTGCTTGCTTCTTCGACGATGCAGGTGGAGAAGCTATTTCATAG